The following are encoded together in the Montipora foliosa isolate CH-2021 chromosome 12, ASM3666993v2, whole genome shotgun sequence genome:
- the LOC137980981 gene encoding adenosine receptor A3-like: MVTKNFTGQSQTSSEDVLFCSAEVTSGLHSQLILFSVFHVVFAITAIVGNTLILIALRKKTSLHPPSKVLFRSLAASDLCVGIIVQPCQVIYGLAVVHERWQICYIVHLLTYGIGSVLCGVSLGTLSAISVDRLLALLLGLRYKEIVTIKRVYVAGIAFWISSIIIVLTPIWSLAAWEILVITTSSLFLVTSIYCYTKIFLRLRRHQSQVRDDAQEQANRATQVDITRYRKVLWSAVWVQLALGLCYLPYILLSTFAYRELRRRKSPEFYLAVESTVALIYFNSSLNPILYCWKMKEVRQSVRNTLRKFVCSSN; the protein is encoded by the coding sequence ATGGTGACCAAAAATTTTACTGGACAGTCCCAGACATCGTCAGAGGACGTATTGTTCTGCTCGGCAGAGGTAACTTCAGGATTACACAGCCAGTTGATATTGTTTTCAGTCTTTCACGTTGTTTTTGCAATCACTGCTATTGTGGGAAATACTCTGATACTAATCGCTCTTCGAAAGAAGACTTCCCTTCATCCGCCTTCCAAAGTTTTGTTTCGTAGTCTGGCCGCAAGTGATCTTTGTGTTGGTATCATTGTACAACCTTGTCAAGTTATATATGGCCTGGCGGTGGTGCACGAACGTTGGCAAATTTGTTATATCGTTCATTTGCTGACTTACGGTATTGGTTCTGTTCTATGTGGAGTGTCCTTGGGGACATTGTCAGCGATAAGCGTGGATAGACTATTGGCTTTGTTGCTAGGGCTCAGGTATAAAGAAATTGTAACTATCAAGCGAGTATATGTAGCTGGGATCGCTTTCTGGATTTCctcaattattattgttttgactCCCATCTGGAGCCTCGCTGCGTGGGAAATTCTTGTAATTACTACTTCGTCTCTGTTTCTCGTGACATCCATTTACTGTTATACGAAGATCTTTCTTAGGCTGCGTCGTCATCAAAGTCAAGTTCGTGACGATGCCCAGGAACAAGCGAATCGTGCAACTCAAGTGGATATTACGCGCTACAGAAAGGTTCTGTGGAGTGCAGTTTGGGTCCAGTTAGCCTTAGGCTTGTGTTATTTACCGTATATTCTTTTGTCGACATTCGCATATCGAGAACTGAGAAGGCGGAAGTCACCAGAGTTTTATCTTGCAGTGGAAAGCACAGTGGCTTTGATTTATTTTAACTCATCCTTAAACCCAATTCTGTACTGTTGGAAGATGAAAGAAGTTAGACAATCTGTGAGAAACACATTGAggaagtttgtttgttcttcaaACTAA